From the Lampris incognitus isolate fLamInc1 chromosome 6, fLamInc1.hap2, whole genome shotgun sequence genome, one window contains:
- the znf277 gene encoding zinc finger protein 277 — protein MAACGGNTHDGEDSILEPLCFPEEPPVRPPGSWSPCGEVVVCVLCSDSAPLSDKDRLLKHLLLEHKLVISDVKLIADFRRYMQYWKGRFLEQPITDFCSVIKTNSNGPVEKQEHYFLLCDVLPEDRALREQLQQKRLEEILEQQQRERDDTSFRRVCMFCSDEFTGNRSSLLNHMAREHSFSVGLPDNIVYSTEFLDTLQSKLDKMTCYIRPVSLQCLYCEKTFRDKTTLKDHMRKKAHRRINASNHEYDRFYIINYLELGKTWAEVQSEDDREMVDDEEDDWSDWQSHPMCAVCLFCEQQSETMDKMYMHMKEAHGFDLHTLKTDLNLKFYQQVKLVNYIRRELHQCRCYGCREKFSCKDDVLCHIAASGHVMKLPEMSAWDQPQYYFPTYENDALLCALSDSDSETDETDHRGDIPVIAEDISNLQALKQTSVLNQLLKNRGPYN, from the exons ATGGCCGCCTGCGGTGGGAACACACACG ATGGAGAGGACAGCATTTTGGAGCCCCTGTGTTTTCCAGAGGAACCTCCCGTCCGCCCACCCGGATCATGGTCACCGTGTGGGGAGGTGGTCGTCTGTGTGCTGTGCTCGGATTCTGCCCCCCTGTCAGACAAAGATCGCCTTCTCAAACACCTACTTCTGGAGCACAAGCTGGTCATCTCCGATGTGAAACTCATAGCAGATTTCCGAAG GTACATGCAGTACTGGAAAGGGAGATTCCTAGAACAGCCCATTACAGATTTCTGCAGCGTGATAAAAACAAACTCAAATGGCCCTGTTG AGAAACAGGAACACTACTTTCTCCTCTGTGATGTCCTCCCAGAAGACAGAGCCCTCAGAGAGCAGCTCCAGCAGAAAAGACTG GAGGAGATCctggagcagcagcagagagagagggatgacacCAGCTTCCGGCGAGTCTGTATGTTCTGCAGCGATGAGTTCACCGGAAACAG GTCATCACTGCTCAACCACATGGCGAGGGAGCACTCCTTCAGCGTGGGGCTGCCTGACAACATAGTATATTCCACAGAGTTCCTGGACACTTTACAAAGTAAACTTGACAA GATGACTTGTTATATCCGTCCTGTCAGTTTGCAGTGCCTATACTGTGAGAAAACCTTCAGAGACAAAACAACGCTCAAAGACCACATGAGGAAGAAAGCTCATCGCCGAATAAACGCCAGCAACCATGAATATGACCGCTTCTACATCATCAACTATCTG GAGCTGGGGAAGACCTGGGCGGAAGTTCAGTCCGAGGATGACCGTGAGATGGTGGATGATGAAGAGGA TGATTGGTCGGACTGGCAGTCCCACCCGATGTGCGCTGTGTGTTTATTCTGTGAGCAGCAGTCAGAGACTATGGACAAGATGTACATGCACATGAAG GAGGCTCATGGCTTTGATCTGCACACATTGAAAACCGATCTCA ATCTCAAGTTCTACCAGCAAGTCAAACTGGTCAACTACATCCGACGGGAGCTCCACCAGTGCCGCTGCTACGGCTGCCGAGAGAAGTTCAGCTGTAAAGATGACGTCCTATGTCACATCGCGGCTTCTGGTCATGTGATGAAACTACCAGAGATGTCAGCTTGGGATCAACCTCA GTACTACTTCCCTACTTACGAGAATGATGCCCTCCTCTGTGCCTTGTCGGACAGTGACAGTGAAACAGACGAGACTGACCACAGAGGAGACATCCCCGTTATTGCGGAGGATATCTCCAACCTCCAGGCCTTAAAGCAGACCAGTGTTCTCAATCAACTTCTGAAAAACAGGGGACCCTACAACTAG
- the LOC130114468 gene encoding kinesin-like protein KIFC3, with protein sequence MGSGASVNDATRLADSDPARAESAAPAEDEFTNLRPTSPAGASSETQEEPLPESEEVPLAFESFLHNNGTLYSCFSQHGNRVYVDESQDLQTFPNDWYSQGRFITNTNEASSTQLQVSASSQQVVNQPAVRDDDRVSSIYIQGRGTFMTYMFEERVNVCRYFDPQSGLWLLLPLQWEMNIDFVKPRVKHVMASLPGLVDQKEITAALRQSNYDPDEVISVYLSIFGDILLQSSSTGDQSYTDLNSFRAHLEKDRIIEDLRQKLRTEEKEIENHLQRNSYLAREARYLSDMVQHLNQKVAELEADQQEAHEKIRALLTRRTPTVPPAKSVPKPTVDLAQLRQVSKLTRGLNISNKQLRSTVRQVLTDMQNQLEQLREAVATMTQIEQEAAGVVEELRTLYRKEALERKNLYNKLLELQGNIRVFCRCRGNSPPSTCVEMTSDREVVVVQKGTRKKFQFDKVYPPSTSQEEVFEGTLPVISSCVDGYNVCILAYGQTGSGKTYTMMGTKDKPGVNIRSVRELLRICAEKEKVSYTLKISMLEIYNDSLNDLLSKTSGTTLEIRVQGKSVSVPGLTQIQVQTEEDILNVMETGEKNRKIASTKMNIESSRSHLVLTLVVEGTDSVSGVTSRGTLTLCDLAGSERISKTEAKGQRLVEAAAINKSLTALGQVFSALRSNALHIPFRNSKLTHLLQPCLSGDAKCCVFVNVSPDVRNIVETLSTLQFGSTIQQVALGKAPQNIVPAKNMKTDRT encoded by the exons ATGGGTAGCGGCGCCTCCGTCAACGATGCGACCCGTTTGGCCGACAGTGACCCGGCCCGGGCAGAGAGTGCTGCACCTGCCGAAGATGAATTCACCAACCTCCGCCCCACATCCCCGGCAGGAGCCAGCTCCGAAACACAGGAG GAACCTTTGCCTGAGAGCGAAGAGGTGCCACTGGCGTTTGAGAGTTTTCTCCACAACAACGGGACCCTGTACAGCTGCTTCAGCCAGCATGGAAACAGAGTTTATGTCGACGAGTCTCAG GACCTGCAGACTTTCCCAAACGACTGGTACAGTCAGGGACGATTCATTACCAACACCAACGAG GCGTCGTCCACTCAGCTTCAGGTTTCTGCTAGCAGTCAACAGGTGGTCAACCAGCCAGCAGTCAGAGATGATGACCGAGTTAGTAGCATCTACATCCAGGGGAGAGGAACTTTCATGACATACATGTTTGAG GAGAGAGTGAACGTCTGCAGGTACTTTGACCCTCAGTCAGGCCTGTGGCTGCTGCTGCCTCTTCAGTGGGAGATGAACATCGATTTTGTCAAACCAAGAGTCAAACACGTCATG GCTTCCCTACCAGGCTTAGTGGACCAGAAGGAGATCACTGCGGCCCTTAGACAGTCCAACTATGATCCTGATGAGGTTATCTCTGTTTACCTCAGCATATTTGGAGATATTCTGCTCCAGTCCTCCTCCACAGGAGACCAGAGCTACACGGACCTCAACTCCTTCAG GGCTCATCTGGAAAAGGACCGGATCATAGAGGACCTGAGACAGAAGCTCCGAACTGAAGAGAAGGAGATTGAGAACCATCTCCAGAGGAACAGTTATCTGGCTCGGGAGGCCCGCTACCTGTCCGACATGGTCCAGCACCTTAACCAGAAGGTGGCAGAGCTGGAGGCAGACCAGCAGGAGGCCCATGAGAAGATCCGAGCCCTCTTGACCCGCCGGACGCCTACCGTTCCACCTGCCAAGTCTGTGCCAAAACCCACAGTGGACCTGGCCCAGCTCCGGCAGGTCAGCAAGCTGACACGTGGGCTCAACATCTCCAACAAGCAGCTTCGGTCCACGGTGCGGCAGGTGCTGACTGACATGCAAAATCAACTGGAGCAGCTGAGGGAAGCTGTGGCAACAATGACCCAAATAGAGCAGGAGGCGGCTGGGGTCGTGGAAGAGCTACGCACTCTATACAGAAAAGAGGCCCTGGAGAGGAAGAACCTCTACAACAAGCTGCTGGAGCTCCAGGGGAACATCAGGGTGTTCTGTCGCTGCAGGGGGAACTCACCCCCTAGCACCTGTGTGGAGATGACCTCAGatagggaggtggtggtggtccAGAAAGGAACCAGGAAGAAGTTTCAGTTTGATAAGGTCTATCCTCCCAGCACCTCACAG GAGGAAGTGTTTGAAGGAACCTTGCCTGTCATAAGCTCCTGCGTGGATGGGTACAATGTCTGTATTCTCGCTTATGGGCAGACAGGCTCTGGAAAGACTTACACCATGATGGGCACCAAAGACAAGCCTGGGGTCAATATCAG GTCCGTGCGAGAACTTTTGCGCATTTGTGCGGAAAAGGAGAAGGTATCTTATACTCTGAAG ATATCCATGCTAGAGATCTATAACGACAGCCTGAATGACCTGCTGAGCAAAACCTCTGGGACTACACTGGAGATCCGGGTCCAGGGGAAGTCAGTCTCGGTTCCAGGGCTGACCCAGATACAGGTGCAGACAGAGGAGGACATTTTAAACGTCATGGAGACGGGTGAAAAGAACAGAAAGATTGCATCAACCAAAATGAACATAGAGAG TTCACGCTCTCATCTGGTGTTGACGCTGGTTGTGGAGGGGACAGACAGTGTGTCTGGTGTGACATCTCGGGGCACCTTAACCCTGTGTGACCTTGCTGGATCTGAACGCATCTCCAAGACAGAGGCCAAAGGTCAAAGGCTGGTCGAGGCTGCCGCCATCAATAAATCCCTCACAGCTCTGGGGCAG GTCTTCAGCGCTCTGCGGAGCAATGCACTCCACATACCGTTCAGGAACTCTAAACTCACCCACCTCCTCCAGCCCTGCCTTAGCGGAGATGCAAAG tgctgtgtgtttgtgaatgtgagtCCAGATGTCAGGAACATCGTGGAGACGCTCAGCACACTGCAGTTCGGCTCCACCATCCAGCAGGTAGCGTTGGGCAAAGCCCCTCAGAACATTGTACCAGCAAAGAACATGAAGACCGACAGAACATGA